A single region of the Chionomys nivalis chromosome 5, mChiNiv1.1, whole genome shotgun sequence genome encodes:
- the LOC130875089 gene encoding olfactory receptor 6Y1 has product MIIKVPDADNLTATTHFILLGFLTRPAFQLLLFSVFLVTYLLTLVENLLIILAIRSDGQLHKPMYFFLSHLSFLEMWYVTVISPKMLVNFLSKDKSISFNGCMTQLYFFVTFVCTEYILLAVMAFDRYVAICNPLRYPVIMTNQLCGILAGGCWFCGLMTAMIKMVFIAQLRYCGTPRINHYFCDISPLLNVSCEDSSQAELVDFFLALMVIAVPLCVVVTSYVTILIAILKIPSAQGRQKAFSTCASHLTVVTLFYSTTLFTYARPKLMYAYNSNKVVSVLYTVLVPLLNPIIYCLRNRDVKMALKKTILCIRSGPGEDAGFSS; this is encoded by the coding sequence ATGATCATCAAGGTTCCAGACGCAGACAATCTTACTGCGACAACACATTTCATTCTTCTTGGATTTCTAACCCGACCTGCCTTCCAGTTActgctcttctctgtcttcctggtAACCTACCTGCTGACCCTGGTAGAGAACCTTCTCATCATCCTGGCCATCCGCAGTGATGGCCAACTGCACAAGCCAATGTACTTCTTTCTAAGTCACCTCTCTTTCTTGGAGATGTGGTATGTCACTGTCATCAGTCCCAAGATGCTGGTCAACTTCCTCAGCAAGGACAAGAGCATCTCCTTCAATGGCTGCATGACACAGCTTTACTTCTTTGTAACCTTCGTCTGCACAGAGTACATACTCCTCGCTGTCATGGCCTTTGATCGCTATGTAGCCATTTGCAATCCATTACGCTACCCTGTCATTATGACCAACCAGCTTTGTGGAATCTTGGCTGGAGGTTGCTGGTTCTGTGGGCTCATGACTGCCATGATTAAGATGGTGTTCATAGCTCAGTTGCGCTACTGCGGCACGCCACGTATCAATCACTACTTCTGTGATATCTCTCCACTCCTCAATGTCTCCTGTGAGGattcctctcaggctgaactggtaGACTTCTTCTTGGCCCTCATGGTCATTGCTGTACCTCTTTGTGTGGTAGTGACATCTTATGTCACCATCCTCATCGCCATCCTCAAGATCCCATCAGCTCAGGGGCGTCAAAAGGCTTTCTCCACCTGTGCCTCTCACCTGACAGTTGTAACTCTCTTTTACTCCACAACCCTTTTTACATACGCCCGTCCGAAGCTCATGTATGCCTACAATTCAAACAAAGTAGTGTCTGTGCTCTACACCGTCCTTGTTCCCCTTCTCAATCCCATCATCTACTGTTTGAGGAACCGTGATGTGAAGATGGCCCTAAAAAAGACTATACTTTGCATTAGAAGTGGACCTGGGGAAGATGCGGGTTTTAGtagctaa